A region of Zootoca vivipara chromosome 15, rZooViv1.1, whole genome shotgun sequence DNA encodes the following proteins:
- the PIGW gene encoding phosphatidylinositol-glycan biosynthesis class W protein: protein MSQKEKEEFLSNLNGTTLLEISIGLPLASLCLLSRGLLLILYFLCYGRPLQSMVGHFLLDFTILVVPPVLSCTILAPVLPWVMLSITLFCVSLVLIIYSQRTNYVRVPPKQIISDFLRTSLEPEYIPSITVFRVFVNVLTSISILAVDFPQYPRRYAKTETYGTGVMDFGVGSFVFGNAVVCPEVRLKPGTAQHKVSYLARQFFAVWPLLLLGFGRVMSIKAIDYYEHVSEYGVHWNFFFTLAVVRMAASLLLAVFPVRRAWLIAATLAIVYEGFLSFTPLKMFILHGSDGQDSRDGFFNANREGIFSVIGYLAVYMASVQVGLYLLKRRSLVGEWLGVIGSFLIAAFFLFICLHVTQTRIDTVSRRMANLSFCVWVIAHGLLLFSCFLVADLVLVFGKFLVAGASIPCSWNFMQPAAASKKHDLEPQDRKTLPRSVCMISAVNKNQLLYFLLANVLTGFVNMVVDTIHSNAFWAMFVLHLYMFTNCLVMYLLQARNIILKWW from the coding sequence atgtcgcaaaaggaaaaagaagaatttTTAAGTAATTTGAATGGAACTACCTTGTTGGAGATCTCCATTGGCTTACCCCTAGCATCATTATGCCTCCTTTCCAGAGGGCTTCTGTTGATCTTGTATTTTCTCTGCTATGGAAGACCACTACAGTCAATGGTTGGCCATTTTCTTCTAGACTTCACAATCTTAGTTGTCCCGCCAGTGTTGTCTTGTACAATTTTGGCTCCTGTCCTACCTTGGGTAATGCTCTCCATCACCCTATTCTGTGTCAGCTTGGTTTTGATCATATACAGTCAGAGAACCAATTATGTGAGAGTGCCGCCTAAGCAAATCATAAGCGATTTCTTGAGGACAAGCTTGGAACCAGAGTACATTCCTTCAATAACGGTGTTCCGAGTCTTTGTCAATGTCTTGACATCCATCAGCATTCTGGCTGTAGATTTTCCACAGTACCCTCGGCGGTATGCCAAAACAGAGACCTATGGAACAGGGGTAATGGATTTTGGAGTGGGATCATTTGTTTTTGGGAACGCTGTGGTTTGTCCAGAAGTCCGGCTGAAGCctggcacagcacagcacaaagTCTCTTATCTTGCCAGGCAGTTCTTTGCTGTGTGGCCTTTGCTACTTCTTGGCTTTGGGCGGGTGATGAGCATCAAGGCCATTGACTATTACGAACATGTCTCGGAATACGGTGTGCACTGGAACTTTTTCTTCACTTTAGCCGTTGTACGGATGGCTGCGTCATTGCTTTTGGCTGTCTTCCCCGTGCGCAGAGCATGGTTAATTGCAGCAACACTTGCCATAGTCTATGAAGGCTTCCTCAGCTTCACACCTTTGAAGATGTTCATCTTGCATGGGAGCGATGGCCAAGATTCACGGGACGGGTTTTTCAATGCCAACAGAGAGGGCATATTTTCTGTCATCGGCTACCTAGCTGTTTACATGGCTAGCGTGCAAGTAGGCTTATATTTGTTAAAGAGGAGGAGCTTGGTGGGAGAGTGGCTTGGCGTGATCGGCTCTTTCCTGATTGCAGCTTTCTTCCTCTTTATCTGTCTTCATGTAACGCAAACTCGCATAGACACCGTATCCCGACGGATGGCAAACCTCTCCTTTTGCGTGTGGGTCATTGCTCACGGCCTGTTACTCTTTAGTTGCTTTTTGGTGGCTGATCTTGTGCTGGTGTTTGGAAAGTTTCTGGTGGCTGGGGCTAGCATTCCTTGCAGCTGGAATTTCATGCAGCCGGCAGCAGCAAGTAAAAAACATGACCTGGAGCCCCAGGATCGGAAAACATTGCCTCGGAGTGTGTGCATGATCAGCGCTGTGAATAAGAATCAGCTCCTGTATTTCTTACTAGCGAATGTCTTGACTGGCTTTGTGAATATGGTGGTCGACACGATTCACAGCAATGCATTCTGGGCTATGTTTGTCCTGCATCTATATATGTTTACAAACTGTTTGGTTATGTATCTGTTGCAAGCAAGAAATATAATCTTAAAGTGGTGGtaa